From the Mahella australiensis 50-1 BON genome, the window ATACGTGCGAATATGATGCTGTCCACCCATTCGGATATGCTGTCTATATTCGTTTCGGTTTTAAATTGTTTAAGCGACTCGTCGATCGGTTCACCCGACTCCACTCTCCGTATAAACGCGTCAAGATACTGCTTGAGCGGTTGCCCGGCATATTCCGTCACCGATTCTATGGCTCTGTACAGATTTGGGTTAGCACGCAGGTATACCGACACATCGCGTGTAAAAGCTCCGAATTGTTGTTCCAGTTTATAAATCCTGTTGCTGCGGCGGTTATCAAGATACATCATCGTCAATACGATAATCAATACATCGAGCAAAAACCCGTATAATATATTGCCCGTTATGCCCGCTGCGGCGATCACGCCGGCCATAATGTATAAACCGTATATGATAAACATATCCGGGTCCATACCCGGTATGAGCTCAGCAGCCGCCATAACCAGTTTGTCGTTTGTCTCGCCCAGAAAGGCGAACGGCTTGAACTTATCCGGCTGCTTGCGTATCAGCATTCGGTTTATCCGCCTGCGCAGCTCATAATCCTTATAATCCTGATACGACATAAAAATTAACATACATATCATAACCGCAACAGCGGCTAGTATTGCTACAATCATCAGATCACCTGATTTCCCTGGTCACTTATCATCTGCGGCAGCATGTCGTATGCCTTTTTGATTACCTGCGTCTTCCGGTGAACACGCATCTTGCGCATAATGTGGTAAACGTGGTTCTTGGCGGTGTTCTTGGATATTAGCAGTTTATTTGTTATTTCTTGATTGTTTATCCCGTTGATGATGCATAACAGCACTTCTTTTTCGCGGGTAGTGAGTTTTTCCGGCACGGTTCTATACCTCCTGTATAAATATCTCTTTCAACACTGAAATAAAATCTTCGTATTTCTTTATCTCGGCTTTTAATTCTTGGTTTTCTTTTCTCAAAACCTCTGTTTGATTGCCGTTGGCCATGCGTTTTTTTATGGTTTGCAAAATCGCGTTTAATTCGTCTGTTTTATCAGCTGGGTTATCGGTCTTTGGCTTATCGGCGGCAGCTGTTGGCTGTGCCGCTGGGAGCTTTGCGTTATTCGGTTCCGCCGTGTCTGGTTCGGCCTGCGCTAAGGCTTCGGTTATCCGCTCGGAAAGCAATGGCAATTTAACGGGCGAATAAAATATATCCCTGATGCCGGCTGCTTTCGCTTCGGCTATAAGCTCGGTGTCTTTGTTATCCGCCAGAAACATTATACGCCGGTTTTCTGCCGGTGTTATCAGCCGGGCTATTTCGCCCGGTTCTGTGCTCTTTTTAGACAAAACCAGTATATCGGCTTTTTCGCGATCAATTGTTATCCGATCGGCAAATTCCTCTTTGAGAGGTTCGTCTATCGCTTGTATCCGCGTATCAATATAGATTTTTTTCATAAAAAACATCCCTTCTGTATACTTTTTTTAGTGCGTCTCTTAAAACGAAATTGGCAGTTCGACTATTTTGCCGTCTTCTATAATATATTCCAAGTTATACGACCCGTCATCGTTTAAGCCGTGCACCTCCGCTAATTCTTTTATTATCCTGCCTGTGTTGTCACCCTGCTCATTTTCCAGTATATCAAGAAACACCACTATATCCACTGCGCCTACTATAAACTTATGCAACATAAGATCGTCCATGCTGGGCTTGAAGTCTTCAATCAGCATCTCAAGCCTCTGCAGGCCCAGGTACGTACTTGAGGCGTGTATGGTTGTCATAGACCCCCTGTGGCCCGAGTTCAATATTTCAAGAAACTCATATGCCGCTTCTCCTGTACGTATCTCGGTTAATATTATGCGGTTCGGGTTGGCACGCAAGCAATTCCGGAGCATATCCACCCAGGTTATGGCTTCCGCCTCGCCTGATGCTTCTCTGGTTTTAAGATAATATACATATGTCAATGGCAGTACCATCTCATGCGTGTCCTCCAGCACGGCTACTATGTGTTTAGGCGGGAAATAATAAGTAAGTGCATTTAAAAATGTGGTTTTACCTGACCCCGTTTGGCCTATCACTACAATGTTCTTGCGGTCGGTTACCGCCTGTTTAAAATAGCCGATTATTTCGGGTGTGAGGTTTTGCATGCCGGGGGCCAGTTCCGGTAATTGTTTGGTGCCGTATGTGTGCTTGCGTATGATGATGTTAGGCCGGTCTGATACCGGCGGTATCATCAGAAGAGCACGCGAGCCGTCGTACAGCTCAGCGTCGGCATAAGGATCTGCCACATTGACTGTCTTGCCAACGCCCGCCGCTATCTTGTCTATTATCCTGCGGACATCGGCCTCATCGGTAAAACCTGCCGGGTCGTCTTTCTTTTCTTCGCGCTCTACATACATAATCCTTGTTCCCATAACAAATATATCCGTCACATCAGGGTTTCTGAGATACTTTTCAATAGGCCCCAGCCCGTATAATCTGTCATATACCAGTGTGGCATATTCGTCTACCCGCCCCGGTGTGTCTAAAAGATACGGATGATGGCTCTTGAGATATTCTTCCGTATATTTTGTAACCGCCGCCTTA encodes:
- a CDS encoding CpaF family protein translates to MPLTERIKEINKVDDIDLEAAITNMDDMLKYVRTAVLSASGGPLDTERIKAAVTKYTEEYLKSHHPYLLDTPGRVDEYATLVYDRLYGLGPIEKYLRNPDVTDIFVMGTRIMYVEREEKKDDPAGFTDEADVRRIIDKIAAGVGKTVNVADPYADAELYDGSRALLMIPPVSDRPNIIIRKHTYGTKQLPELAPGMQNLTPEIIGYFKQAVTDRKNIVVIGQTGSGKTTFLNALTYYFPPKHIVAVLEDTHEMVLPLTYVYYLKTREASGEAEAITWVDMLRNCLRANPNRIILTEIRTGEAAYEFLEILNSGHRGSMTTIHASSTYLGLQRLEMLIEDFKPSMDDLMLHKFIVGAVDIVVFLDILENEQGDNTGRIIKELAEVHGLNDDGSYNLEYIIEDGKIVELPISF
- a CDS encoding type II secretion system F family protein; the protein is MIVAILAAVAVMICMLIFMSYQDYKDYELRRRINRMLIRKQPDKFKPFAFLGETNDKLVMAAAELIPGMDPDMFIIYGLYIMAGVIAAAGITGNILYGFLLDVLIIVLTMMYLDNRRSNRIYKLEQQFGAFTRDVSVYLRANPNLYRAIESVTEYAGQPLKQYLDAFIRRVESGEPIDESLKQFKTETNIDSISEWVDSIIFARMAKSDITDVCDHSADRINRKLVRGMNIHAVLSKTKGAAFAMLGLIALMVVYTILSSAETKDLILSTGTGQMILIYVIASLFITTYIIMKQIDGITKQ
- a CDS encoding response regulator transcription factor → MPEKLTTREKEVLLCIINGINNQEITNKLLISKNTAKNHVYHIMRKMRVHRKTQVIKKAYDMLPQMISDQGNQVI